A genomic stretch from Candidatus Microthrix parvicella Bio17-1 includes:
- a CDS encoding type II toxin-antitoxin system VapC family toxin, which produces MPLPAKTSPLVADERPKRGILDTSVVIDLDQLEAHALPIEVAVTALTMAELAAGPHAATDSNERARRQDRLQRTEAAFDPLPFNAEAARAYGRIYAAVLSVGRKARGTRAVDLMIAAIACSVGLPLYTRNPGDFAALGDLVEIIAI; this is translated from the coding sequence ATGCCGTTGCCGGCCAAGACGTCACCCCTCGTGGCTGACGAGCGACCCAAGCGGGGGATTCTCGACACCTCGGTAGTGATCGACCTCGATCAACTTGAGGCGCACGCGCTGCCCATCGAGGTCGCCGTCACCGCACTCACGATGGCCGAACTCGCCGCCGGCCCACACGCCGCGACGGACTCCAACGAACGGGCGCGTCGGCAGGACCGGCTGCAGCGAACCGAGGCGGCGTTCGATCCCTTGCCGTTCAATGCCGAAGCGGCGAGGGCGTACGGGCGGATCTATGCAGCGGTCCTATCTGTTGGTCGGAAGGCGCGAGGGACCCGGGCTGTCGACTTGATGATCGCCGCAATCGCTTGCTCGGTAGGGCTACCGCTTTACACGCGGAACCCCGGGGACTTCGCAGCTTTGGGCGATCTGGTGGAAATCATCGCGATTTGA
- a CDS encoding type II toxin-antitoxin system Phd/YefM family antitoxin, protein MEQTITQRELRNGSGEIMRRLDEGESFVVTRNGVPVGELTPLRRLRFVTAASVTEIFRTAPTVDAHKFRQDLDAVAGQDVTPRG, encoded by the coding sequence ATGGAGCAGACCATTACTCAGCGAGAGCTGCGCAACGGTAGTGGCGAGATCATGCGTCGCCTCGACGAAGGCGAGTCCTTCGTCGTCACCCGTAACGGTGTGCCAGTCGGGGAGCTCACACCGCTGCGCCGCCTCCGATTTGTGACCGCAGCGTCTGTCACCGAGATCTTCCGAACCGCACCGACAGTCGACGCTCACAAGTTCCGTCAAGATCTCGATGCCGTTGCCGGCCAAGACGTCACCCCTCGTGGCTGA
- a CDS encoding ABC transporter permease, whose protein sequence is MSSASSIGIEGVAASMILIVAAIVVSMRKHLGLERSIAWASLRALAQMLAIGGALGLVLADDTPQVWSWLWVAAMVVIGSATIANRAKEIPGLFSLSMVALGSAVGVSLVVVFGLGIFPVEPRTIVPTAGMLLGNTIAATVLAARRTLAEISEHRDQIEVRLSLGQTGPMAVRPHVREALRTAIGPQIETTKIVGLIALPGTMTGLLLAGVDPVDAVLVQTAVMFLILGSVAITAVVIGGGVARRLSTSDHRLELPTPVKRALPSPSSPEG, encoded by the coding sequence GTGAGTAGCGCCTCGTCCATTGGTATCGAAGGGGTCGCAGCTTCGATGATCCTGATCGTCGCCGCCATCGTGGTGTCGATGCGCAAGCACCTCGGCCTTGAGCGCTCCATAGCGTGGGCCAGTCTCCGAGCCCTGGCGCAGATGCTCGCCATCGGGGGTGCCCTCGGACTCGTCCTTGCCGACGACACCCCGCAGGTCTGGTCATGGCTCTGGGTTGCGGCCATGGTCGTCATCGGCTCAGCCACCATTGCCAATCGGGCCAAGGAGATCCCCGGTCTCTTCAGCCTCAGCATGGTGGCCCTCGGCTCTGCGGTTGGCGTGAGTCTGGTCGTGGTCTTCGGCCTCGGGATCTTTCCGGTCGAACCTCGCACGATCGTCCCGACCGCAGGGATGCTGCTCGGCAACACGATCGCGGCCACCGTCCTCGCGGCACGTCGCACCCTCGCCGAGATCAGTGAGCACCGCGACCAGATCGAAGTTCGCCTCTCGCTTGGCCAGACCGGACCCATGGCTGTCCGACCCCACGTACGAGAGGCCCTACGCACCGCAATCGGCCCACAGATCGAGACCACCAAGATCGTTGGCCTCATCGCTCTACCCGGCACCATGACCGGGCTCCTGTTGGCCGGTGTCGATCCCGTCGATGCCGTCCTGGTGCAAACCGCGGTGATGTTCCTCATCCTCGGCTCAGTCGCCATCACCGCCGTCGTCATCGGTGGCGGCGTCGCCCGGCGGCTGAGCACGAGCGATCATCGACTCGAACTGCCGACGCCCGTCAAGCGAGCGCTGCCATCACCATCGTCGCCCGAAGGTTGA
- a CDS encoding ArsR/SmtB family transcription factor, with protein MATLKLLADPTRLRVVWTLLHGRHAVNDLAEHVGANPAAVSQHLAKLRLAKLVRTERQGTRVLYALVNDHIERLATEALFNSQHIAGTAHPHQRPDSQHSHSHPHPHPHSHAHVDDAADGAAG; from the coding sequence GTGGCGACCTTGAAGCTTCTAGCCGATCCCACCCGACTTCGGGTCGTGTGGACGCTGTTGCACGGCCGCCACGCAGTGAACGATCTCGCCGAGCATGTGGGTGCCAACCCGGCTGCTGTTTCCCAGCACCTGGCAAAGCTGCGTCTTGCCAAGCTCGTTCGGACCGAGCGGCAGGGAACCCGGGTCCTCTACGCCTTGGTCAACGATCACATCGAGCGACTTGCAACCGAGGCTCTGTTTAACAGTCAGCACATCGCAGGAACGGCCCATCCCCACCAACGCCCTGATAGTCAACACTCCCACTCCCACCCCCACCCCCACCCCCACTCCCACGCTCACGTCGACGATGCCGCTGATGGAGCTGCCGGGTGA
- a CDS encoding phospholipase D-like domain-containing protein → MSVSTASTGPFRLRARQGDAKTLLSWELDDAATSGLAGFTIIAQPPGGAAYFLYNRLTFADPSAHAQDPAQPTRASINSPFHAFRWVHHPGLVHQRLQPNLGRYSYTVTPRYFVDRSMAPIDHALGASLTIEVAPFRKGRLRVGFTRGFVQSQAYADHFGPKATFEPHDPELVWDTSQIAGVATDGTSFTFEDQHRWLGFTARPLILELLDEVRADPDMTLDVFAYDLNEPAILTRLLDPTLAARTRIILDNAALHHDAKPPPSGRRKPEDEFAERFVALPGSQIKRGHFGRYSHNKVLIASRKNRARKVLTGSTNFSTTGLYVNSNHVLVFDDPKVATTYRTVFDATWDGDVARRSWLETGLDRSAVSFATAHVPSTAIHFSPHSNENATSILGGLLGRLDHESTAAPASGRSVLFAVMELSTRRKKGSPPASDDERRAGNPVYFALNELHADPACFSYGISDNPDGIKLYRPGQPGGVLVTGKPTAVRLPPPFNQVPRVAGHQIHHKFVVCGFNGEAPVVYCGSSNLALRGEQVNGDNLIEINDPDVATAFAIEAIELVDHFNFLSRFSTDGSSPKINTAKPVEAAARIGWHLGTTDLWVHKFYDPDDLRCRDRCLFAQQFAAEP, encoded by the coding sequence ATGTCAGTGAGCACCGCGAGCACCGGGCCTTTTCGCCTCCGCGCCCGCCAGGGTGACGCCAAGACGTTGCTCTCCTGGGAACTCGACGACGCGGCGACATCGGGGCTCGCCGGATTTACGATCATCGCCCAACCGCCTGGCGGCGCGGCGTACTTCCTGTACAACCGCCTCACCTTCGCCGATCCATCGGCACATGCCCAGGATCCTGCGCAACCGACCAGGGCATCGATCAACTCGCCGTTTCACGCCTTTCGCTGGGTGCACCATCCCGGTCTGGTGCACCAGCGGCTTCAGCCCAACCTGGGTCGGTACTCCTACACCGTGACGCCCCGCTACTTCGTCGACCGGTCGATGGCGCCGATCGACCATGCCCTGGGCGCCAGCCTGACGATCGAGGTGGCGCCGTTTCGCAAGGGCCGTTTGCGGGTCGGCTTCACCCGGGGGTTCGTCCAATCCCAAGCGTACGCCGACCACTTCGGCCCTAAAGCGACGTTTGAGCCCCACGACCCGGAGCTCGTGTGGGACACCTCGCAAATCGCGGGTGTCGCCACCGATGGCACCAGCTTCACCTTCGAGGATCAGCATCGCTGGCTCGGCTTCACCGCACGACCACTGATCCTCGAGCTGTTGGACGAGGTTCGAGCCGACCCGGACATGACGCTGGACGTGTTTGCCTACGACCTGAACGAGCCGGCGATCCTCACGCGCCTTCTCGACCCCACGCTGGCCGCCCGCACCCGCATCATCCTCGACAACGCCGCGCTGCACCACGACGCAAAGCCACCACCGTCGGGCAGGCGTAAGCCCGAAGACGAGTTTGCGGAGCGGTTCGTCGCGCTGCCCGGGAGCCAGATCAAGCGGGGCCACTTCGGGCGCTACAGCCACAACAAGGTGCTGATCGCTTCGCGCAAGAACAGAGCCCGAAAAGTGCTGACCGGCTCGACCAACTTCTCGACCACCGGCCTCTACGTCAACTCCAACCACGTGCTGGTGTTCGACGACCCCAAGGTGGCCACGACCTACCGGACCGTGTTTGACGCTACGTGGGATGGCGACGTGGCCCGACGGTCCTGGCTCGAAACTGGGCTCGATCGGTCGGCCGTGTCGTTCGCCACCGCACACGTCCCCAGCACCGCGATCCACTTCTCACCCCACTCCAACGAGAACGCCACTTCGATCCTCGGCGGGCTCCTCGGACGCCTCGACCATGAGTCGACGGCGGCACCCGCTTCGGGCCGAAGCGTTCTCTTCGCCGTCATGGAGCTGAGCACCCGACGGAAGAAGGGATCGCCGCCGGCGAGCGACGACGAGCGGCGGGCGGGCAACCCCGTCTACTTCGCCCTCAACGAGCTGCATGCTGATCCGGCCTGTTTCAGCTACGGCATCTCGGACAACCCGGACGGCATCAAGCTGTACCGGCCCGGACAACCCGGCGGGGTGCTGGTCACGGGCAAGCCCACCGCGGTTCGGTTACCCCCTCCCTTCAACCAGGTTCCACGCGTGGCCGGGCACCAGATCCACCACAAGTTCGTGGTGTGTGGCTTTAACGGTGAGGCGCCGGTTGTCTACTGCGGATCGTCCAACCTGGCGCTGCGCGGAGAACAAGTCAACGGAGACAACCTCATCGAGATCAACGACCCCGACGTGGCCACCGCATTTGCGATCGAGGCGATCGAACTCGTCGACCACTTCAACTTCCTCAGTCGCTTCAGCACGGATGGATCCTCCCCAAAGATCAACACGGCCAAGCCGGTCGAAGCCGCCGCCAGGATCGGCTGGCACCTGGGCACCACCGACCTCTGGGTACACAAATTTTACGATCCGGACGATCTCCGCTGCCGCGACCGCTGCCTGTTCGCCCAGCAGTTCGCCGCGGAGCCATGA
- a CDS encoding ATP-binding cassette domain-containing protein has product MIRALRQRSKPGTTTQPLAAEASAASDPRALFFFEDVVVERGAHTILELDRVAIPIDGATAIIGPSGSGKSTLLRLCNRLEAPSSGTVRYRGNDLSTIEPTELRRRVAMVFQRPTALDGSAADNLREVDPTLNDDDIEVALVRVGLDGALAKRSARDLSGGELQRLGLARSLTTRPDVLLLDEGTSALDPNSAAHIEQLVAKLTVEGITPIWVTHDFDQLVRVARNTLVVVAGRVLQHGTVRDVLARPLPEVDRFLQGEVR; this is encoded by the coding sequence GTGATTCGCGCCCTTCGCCAACGCTCGAAACCGGGAACGACGACGCAACCCTTGGCCGCCGAAGCGTCTGCTGCGTCTGACCCCCGCGCCTTGTTCTTCTTCGAGGATGTCGTCGTCGAGCGCGGAGCTCACACGATCCTCGAGCTCGACCGCGTCGCCATCCCGATCGACGGCGCCACCGCCATCATCGGTCCGTCGGGCTCGGGGAAGTCGACGCTCCTGCGACTCTGCAATCGACTGGAAGCCCCCAGTTCCGGCACGGTCCGCTACCGCGGCAACGACCTTTCCACCATCGAACCGACCGAACTGCGGCGCCGGGTGGCCATGGTCTTCCAGCGGCCCACCGCCCTCGACGGCAGCGCAGCCGACAACCTCCGCGAGGTAGACCCGACCCTAAACGACGACGACATCGAGGTCGCCCTGGTCCGAGTCGGACTCGACGGCGCACTTGCCAAACGCTCAGCCCGCGACCTCTCTGGCGGTGAACTCCAGCGGCTTGGCTTGGCCCGATCGCTCACCACCCGCCCTGACGTGCTCCTCCTCGATGAGGGCACGAGCGCCCTCGACCCGAACAGCGCCGCCCACATCGAACAACTCGTAGCGAAGCTCACCGTAGAAGGGATCACCCCCATCTGGGTCACCCACGATTTCGACCAACTCGTTCGCGTCGCCCGTAACACCCTGGTGGTCGTCGCCGGGCGAGTCCTCCAGCACGGCACCGTCCGTGACGTCCTGGCCCGCCCCCTCCCCGAGGTCGACCGCTTCCTGCAGGGTGAGGTCAGGTGA